CACATAGTGCACCCCAAAGAGAGGGATGAGGAGCAATGTGGACTTCGTCAGCCTCCTGCAGAGAGTGGGGCATGAGCAGGGGCCTGGGTGCAGGCGATGGTCCTGTTACCCTGCAAGACAATCCCTTCCCAAGGACTTGGTCTTAACCCAAAACAGGTTTTCcatgaaaggcaggtcttgGAGGCTCCATGGATGgtcctcctctgtgctgcacCAGGGAAGGGTCCTTGCTGCCCTGGGTCCCCCCAGAAACCAGGGTGAGGGTTGCTCCCCATGGCCCAAGCTAGCCCTTACATGTACTGCTGCTTGTAGTTTTTGCTGATGTCCGGGGACCGGATCTTCTGTGCTAACATCCTGGTGACATTGAGGAAGATGAGGAAGTTCACCTGCCGCAGGAAACCATGTCTCAGGCTCTGCGGGGACCCCTGGTTGGGTCCCCCTGCCCTTGTGGAACGCCCGGCTCTGGATCTGGGATGCTCAGGGGACATACTGGCTCACATATCATGACTGACATACTCACAAATATGGCCAAGAGGATGGGAGCCTTGATCACCCACCAGTAGAGACTGGTGTAGTCATCCCAGCACCTATGGGAGAGGAGAAATGGCTCTGCCACCCACTTGCCCCCTTTTAGCCCAAGTCTTCCCCACGGTCCCACCCCTCGTCAGCCCCCTGCCCCATTTAAACAGCACCTCTTGCAACGGGCCCTGCCATAGTATGGGCCCTaccagaaaagagaaatagctTCAAAATAAAGTGCTGCCCTACTTCTCCCCTCCTGGGCCTCCCATGCAAGAGGTTCATCCCCACTGACTTGCATGGGGGACACGTGGCCGAGCTGGCctggagaaagaagaggggTGGCTGCTCTTACCCATGGTTGTCGTACTGCAGCCTGGTGACCACCCAGACACAGACTGTCAGCATGGGGACGCCTGCAAGGACAGGACCCAGGCAGGGTTGTGGCGTGaccccagggctctggggagTCCCTGTACCTCCCATCCATCCCTTGTCCCCAAAAACACATGTCCAGGTCAGGTCTGGGGCCCTGGGTGTGGCAGGAAGGTGACAGCCTTtcccacttctccagcttttAAAAGGAGGTGGTGCCCACTGATGGTGATGTGACTGTCTGTGTGTCACCTTCTGGCCACACTCCTGGTCCTCTGTGTGTTCTTACATCTAACCTGGGCACCCGGGATGGGCGTTTTCAGCCCCAGATGGATGTTGGAAGAAGGAAGGCCCTGTCTCTGTCCCATTCTGACCATGTTCAGGATGGGTTggcagcagatgctgctgcaaAGACTCTTTGGTTGGTGTTAGCAAGCATTCTCCCCTTTTGAGTGCTTTTGTACACATCATGAGGGCGAGGATCAGGCCATGCTGCCCGACTAGCTCCAGGGGTTGGGAGGAGCTGGTGGGTGCCCCACCAAACATGAGGCCATGCAGAGATGCTGGGGTGGGGCGGCAtgagagcagccatggggaACACCATGCCTGTGGACCTCTGGCCAGGTGGGTCTCAGAGCAGGCAATCCCCGAATCCCCAGGGGTGCCTACCCCTGGTCTGTGTCAGTGGGACCTTGCTGGAGGGTTGATGTGCTGGGGGTCCCGTACTCACCCCAGCCGATGAGGATGTACCACCAGATGTACCTCTTTTCAGAGGTGAaggtgagcagcagcagggtctGCAGGTACATGCCCTCCACCAGCAGCCAGTAGAAGTTGGCCAGGACCGAGTACTGGAAGAAGGCGATGGCTGCTTTGCAGTTCACCtgtgaggatgaggatggggaaGGCTCAGGAGTGCTGGCTGGCATCAGAGCCTGTCCTGGGGACACAGGGCATGTCCACAGTGGTGTCCACAGTGTTGTTTCGGGGCTGCACACAGGGGTTTCTCTTTCTATTGACAACCCCAAATCTGCGCATCCAGCAGTGCAAGGTCTGTTGTGTGTTTGCACGTACATGGcgctgctgggtttgtgcagagCTTTAACCCTGCCAGGAGACTCTGAAATGAGGGAGAGCTTTGAGGGCAGAACATATTGTCTGCAGACAGGGCCCAAGCAGAGATGCTGTCGTGAACCTCCTGAGCTCCACCCAAGCCAGCCTTTCCTCCCCAGGGTCacagcctctctctctctcctctttgcaGTGCTAAATCCACTGCAAATCCCCGTAGACCTCTCCAGATCAGCACATCGTGCCCTCTCCTGCACCGTGCCTGGGCTGGGCCTTACCGTTGACATCGTACAGTGGTCGACAGACTCATCCGAGAAGAGGACGGCATCCTTGATGAAGACAGCAGCCCCACGCAGTATGAAGGAGGTGAAGAAGTGGATGTGGATAGAGTTCCTGGTGCAATGCAGCTTCCTGTGGGAGGAAGAGATGTGCTGTGCTGAGGGAGTAGCAGAGAGATCACATGGGCAGGGAAACTTCTCCTTCAGGAGCCACTTCCATGGCTggaccccagcccagggggccATGGGCTGGCAGTGCTCAAGCACAAAGCCCTGGAGAAGGTTTTCCTCCTCTGAAATAATGGACAGGGTTGTGATGTGTTTGAGTCAGCTGTCCAGGGACAAGGTCTGCTGGGGAACGTCCTCCAGCCACCTCTGGAGAGcatggttggacctgatgatcttagaggttctttccaaccttaatgagtctgtgattctatggttctgcAGCACAGTGAGGTCTGCAAAAGCCAAACTTGAAAGGGCAACCTGTGGGTTTAAAGTCTGTGTGTCAGCAGGAGAGGACAACGCTGCAGTTCATCTCATGCCTCCCTGGTTATCAGTGTTGGCAGGGGTGGAGCCTGGATGctctgggagaggagaggctgagagcagCCATCCCCTGCTGATGATTTACCCTGCTTTTCGCCAGCTGCAGCCCACCGAGCAGGCGGCGCCGAGCCCTACCTGAAGCAGGAGAAGATGCCGATGGCCAAGAACAGGGCTGCCAGGGACGTGGAGTAGCCACAGGTGTAAAGCACCTTCATCGTAACAAAATAGCCTTTCTGGAAGGGAAAGCACCAGTGGAATGAGGCAACAtgggctgggaggtgctggtCTGCGATGGGCCAGGAGGTGCCAGCGTGATGTCCCAGCCATTGCCCAGGCTGGGCTTGTGCCCAGCCAAACTCAGATCCTTCCAGGCAGCCCAGCAACAAGGATGAGGCCAACAAGATACC
The DNA window shown above is from Phalacrocorax aristotelis chromosome 23, bGulAri2.1, whole genome shotgun sequence and carries:
- the LOC142067866 gene encoding vasoactive intestinal polypeptide receptor 1-like, giving the protein MGVPGQPPGTCTLLVLLLALPVLRVQATHPDCSVVLYFQEQEAECLEITRRESQRAASPGRAGQQGCLTEWDGVSCWSAVPVGQSQAVTCPDILHVFKKSEALIQRNCTESGWSSPSPPYYIACELESVGSSNDTEAKKGYFVTMKVLYTCGYSTSLAALFLAIGIFSCFRKLHCTRNSIHIHFFTSFILRGAAVFIKDAVLFSDESVDHCTMSTVNCKAAIAFFQYSVLANFYWLLVEGMYLQTLLLLTFTSEKRYIWWYILIGWGVPMLTVCVWVVTRLQYDNHGCWDDYTSLYWWVIKAPILLAIFVNFLIFLNVTRMLAQKIRSPDISKNYKQQYMRLTKSTLLLIPLFGVHYVVFALFPEHIGVDARLYFELVLGSYQGFLVALLYCFLNGEVQAEIKRNWSKWQLSMESNVFNLVTQDFTA